The following are encoded together in the Drosophila biarmipes strain raj3 chromosome 3L, RU_DBia_V1.1, whole genome shotgun sequence genome:
- the LOC108030925 gene encoding uncharacterized protein LOC108030925 yields MFKASSTPTVILVLSLMALGSAEPLRRRLSARQEQTPPSPSPTGYPEAGVTPSVPFDLPSSTVEPENTYLPPDNTYGPPDNTYGQPDNTYGPPEDDLSPVADTESQPQPENPSPETDDIPETEDESVDGPKLQPADADAEEDEPQLEVAEDGTVIVVASSLDQPQPAQSSRLYQRFPQGRRYQQPVPQRLILRRSW; encoded by the coding sequence ATGTTCAAAGCCAGCTCCACACCAACTGTTATTCTTGTCCTAAGCCTGATGGCTCTGGGTTCGGCAGAGCCGCTCCGTCGGAGATTATCCGCCAGGCAGGAACAGACTCCGCCCAGTCCTTCGCCCACTGGTTATCCAGAGGCAGGAGTCACACCGAGCGTTCCCTTCGATCTGCCCAGCTCGACAGTCGAGCCGGAGAACACTTACTTGCCACCGGATAATACTTATGGACCTCCAGATAACACATACGGACAACCAGATAACACTTATGGACCTCCAGAGGATGATTTATCGCCGGTAGCTGATACCGAATCGCAGCCGCAGCCCGAAAACCCCAGTCCCGAGACCGATGATATTCCAGAAACTGAGGACGAGTCGGTGGACGGTCCCAAATTGCAACCCGCTGATGCAGACGCAGAGGAAGATGAGCCGCAGTTGGAGGTGGCTGAGGATGGCACCGTCATCGTCGTGGCTAGCAGTCTCGACCAGCCGCAGCCTGCCCAGTCCTCCCGGCTCTACCAGCGATTCCCTCAGGGACGTCGTTATCAGCAGCCCGTTCCTCAGCGATTGATCCTGCGTCGCAGTTGGTAG
- the LOC108030934 gene encoding uncharacterized protein LOC108030934: protein MAYKFTCSLLLIASIAVVSLAEPATFRIRSSRFQFARQEQAPQDQAASADPSADIAPTPASAPYPPAGVTPEVPFDLPTETEAQPDLTYGPPAEPDNTYGPPDNTYGPPAEPDNTYGPPAEAPVDQAPVDAAETVPASLIQPRNGRLRTRRPVPEKLQNAQIIRSRPVLVYSI from the coding sequence ATGGCCTACAAGTTCACCTGCTCTCTGCTCCTGATCGCATCCATTGCTGTCGTTTCCCTGGCGGAACCAGCTACGTTCCGAATCCGATCATCTCGGTTCCAGTTTGCACGGCAGGAGCAGGCTCCACAGGATCAGGCAGCTTCGGCAGATCCCTCAGCTGATATTGCGCCCACTCCGGCCTCAGCTCCTTATCCGCCGGCTGGTGTCACTCCGGAGGTGCCCTTCGACCTGCCTACGGAGACGGAAGCTCAGCCCGATCTGACCTACGGACCCCCAGCTGAGCCGGACAACACATACGGACCTCCGGATAATACTTACGGACCTCCTGCCGAGCCCGATAACACCTATGGACCTCCGGCAGAGGCCCCAGTTGACCAGGCTCCTGTGGATGCCGCGGAGACCGTTCCCGCTAGTCTCATTCAGCCCCGCAATGGACGCCTCCGCACCCGTCGTCCCGTCCCGGAAAAACTTCAAAACGCCCAGATCATTCGTTCCAGACCAGTGCTGGTGTACTCCATCTAA